One genomic region from Eptesicus fuscus isolate TK198812 chromosome 18, DD_ASM_mEF_20220401, whole genome shotgun sequence encodes:
- the ELP6 gene encoding elongator complex protein 6, which translates to MFPELNNLLNASPDRAEPGKLTLLCDAKTDGSFLVHHFLSFYLKANCKVCFVALIQSFSHYNIVGQKLGVSLTTARERGQLVFLEGLRSAVDTFRADGEARPLQFLREAKAGSLQPLYEFVRDALKPVDEEEAAWRRPVLLVDDLSVLLSLGVGAVAVLDFVHYCRACVCCRLQGNIVALVHASGDAEDEESDLLLNGLSHQSHLVLRAEGLATGFCRDVHGQLRVLWRTPSPPAPRGRSLTFQYKIQDKSVSFFAKGMSPAVL; encoded by the exons ATGTTCCCCGAGCTCAATAACCTCCTCAATGCCTCCCCGGACCGGGCGGAGCCG GGGAAACTGACTCTGCTCTGTGATGCTAAGACCGATGGCAGTTTCCTTGTGCACCACTTTCTCTCCTTCTACCTCAAAG ctaACTGTAAGGTGTGTTTTGTGGCACTCATTCAGTCCTTCAGTCACTACAATATCGTGGGACAGAAGCTG GGTGTCAGCCTGACCACGGCGCGGGAGCGCGGGCAGCTCGTCTTCCTCGAGGGCCTCCGGTCCGCGGTGGACACCTTCCGGGCCGACGGGGAGGCACGCCCCCTGCAGTTCCTCAG GGAGGCCAAGGCCGGCAGCCTGCAGCCGCTGTACGAGTTCGTGCGGGACGCCCTGAAGCCCGTGGACGaggaggaggctgcctggaggcgCCCGGTGCTGCTGGTGGACGACCTCAGTGTGCTGCTGAGCCTGGGCGTGGGGGCGGTGGCCGTGCTGGACTTTGTCCACTACTGCAGAGCCTGCGTGTGCTGCCGGCTGCAG GGAAACATAGTGGCCCTTGTGCACGCCAGCGGGGACGCCGAGGACGAGGAGAGCGACCTCCTGCTGAACGGCCTCAGTCACCAGAGCCATCTGGTCCTGCGGGCCGAGGGCCTGGCCACCGGCTTCTGCAGGGACGTGCATGGGCAG CTGAGGGTCCTCTGGCGGACACCATCGCCGCCCGCCCCGCGGGGTCGGAGCCTCACTTTCCAGTACAAGATCCAGGACAAGAGCGTGTCCTTTTTCGCCAAAGGAATGTCGCCAGCGGTTCTGTGA